CTCAAAAGGAGAGGTTCAAAGCTTTACTCATTCACTACTTTGATAGCCGGTATGACAAAGGTATTCTCCTGTAAAGACTCATCCGGGGTGTAGATTCTTACTACCAAACTAAAATTTGGAGCTGTCGTTGAGGTAGGCGATGGCAGCCAGTTAGTCTCTTTGCCCTTCGGTGGTGTGCTTTGAATGTAGATATCCAGCGAACCATCCTCATTGTATTTCAGCCCTTCCGTGCGATCGCCAATGGAATAGCGGTCCAACTCATTATCGATAAAGTGATTTTCAAAATTGTATAGACTAAGCGACCAGAACGATTTTGTCGGAGGGATCTGCTCTTTTTCAAAATGAATCACGTATTTTTTCTGTCCGACCAACGGAGTCCCGCCATCATCCACACGAGTTGATGCATAAACAGCTTCTTCCGGTGTATTGGCACCAATTCCATGCATGGCAACCATGGCTCTATTTAAATAATAGGTATCATAAATACCCACTCGCTCATTGTTTACTCGCCAATTTCCATTGTTGGGTCTTTGCAGAATACCGATGGAATTTTTTATGATCTCTTTTGCATCTTTTACTGCTTTCGTCAACCCTTCCCATACAACAGGATCATTGTTTGCGTGAAATGTCCCTGCCTGATAATCCAAGCGGATGAACTCAAGCTTGCTTAGGAAAGCTTCGTCCCTTTGTGGTGGCGGGTTAAGCTTCATCAATTCGGCGAGTAATGGGTAAAATTTTGACGGATCATCGAAATCCGCCGATTCTATTTTGGGCAGATCGATCGCCCCCGGTTTCTGGTTAGCATCCAAGGACGCTAGCCTATACCCTTCTTGAATTTTATAAACGTTGAGCAAGTCTTTTTCGCCATTCACAAATGTTCTACCAAGAATCCAAAGCATGTCCGTAGGTGCCCGAACGACCTCTACGTTACTTGGCAGCTTTCCTTCCCACTTCGGTCCCACAATTACTACTTTTCCACCTTTATATTCATCCAGTTTGGACCCACCAATATACTTGAATGAGTTGCTGTAGGCATCCATCATTTGCAAGGTGAAGTATCGATCAATTTTGGGATAGCTCAACACTTGCGGACCTTTTGATAAATCCAGCCATGCTGTCGAGTACAACGTGTCATTGTTCGGTTTGACAAAATCTTTGAAACTTGCATCTGCCAACACCTTGTCGTGATGGAATGTGTTTAAAGGGGTTTTCTCTGTGAACTGCTGCATCGTTCTTGCCATTTCCACTAGGGTATAACCGTAAATATATGCATCAACCCCTACACTGTACGCCAAATTGGTTCGGTACGGAGCTTGCACGAGTGGCGCGGAATTTGGTGTGGCCGAAGCTTGTGGCTGAACACTTCCTGCATGATATTGCTTGTTTTCGTTTGCATATGCACTACCCGTTGCCATTGATGTCAGTACACTCAATGCTGTAATGAACAGTCCTGCCTTTTTCACAAGCACTTCCTCCATTGTTTTTTGTCAGTTTACTTTTTGCACATTGGGAATTTCGTAATTGCCTTCCAGAACAATCGGCTTGGGTAAATACAGTCTGAGCATCAAGTTAAAATCTTCTGCTGGAGTCGGTAGCCAGTTCGATTCTTTTCCTGCAGGCGGATCTTTCTGGAGGTAAATATCGAGAGAGCCGTCTGCATTGTATTTCAGTTCCCTCGTGCGATCGCCAATGGCATAACGGTTGAGACGGTTTGGTACGAAGTAATAATCTGCTCCATACAGGGTTAATGACCAAAAAGCATCAACAGGAGGAAGGTTATCTTTTGAAAAGCGAATGACATAACGATTCTCTCCGGATAGTGGGTTTCCATCGCGATCCACATCCGTCCTTTGGTATACGCTCTCACTCGGGATGTTGGCACCGAAGGCCGTACGAGCGACAACTGCTCGCTTTAGGTAATCCACCCCATATGTTCCGTAATCGAGGTTTAGACT
This genomic stretch from Brevibacillus sp. DP1.3A harbors:
- a CDS encoding DUF1254 domain-containing protein, giving the protein MKKAGLFITALSVLTSMATGSAYANENKQYHAGSVQPQASATPNSAPLVQAPYRTNLAYSVGVDAYIYGYTLVEMARTMQQFTEKTPLNTFHHDKVLADASFKDFVKPNNDTLYSTAWLDLSKGPQVLSYPKIDRYFTLQMMDAYSNSFKYIGGSKLDEYKGGKVVIVGPKWEGKLPSNVEVVRAPTDMLWILGRTFVNGEKDLLNVYKIQEGYRLASLDANQKPGAIDLPKIESADFDDPSKFYPLLAELMKLNPPPQRDEAFLSKLEFIRLDYQAGTFHANNDPVVWEGLTKAVKDAKEIIKNSIGILQRPNNGNWRVNNERVGIYDTYYLNRAMVAMHGIGANTPEEAVYASTRVDDGGTPLVGQKKYVIHFEKEQIPPTKSFWSLSLYNFENHFIDNELDRYSIGDRTEGLKYNEDGSLDIYIQSTPPKGKETNWLPSPTSTTAPNFSLVVRIYTPDESLQENTFVIPAIKVVNE